In Flavobacterium okayamense, a single window of DNA contains:
- a CDS encoding potassium channel family protein — translation MFFFKTIISFLQDDEYRDLLITTIIILMVGTLTYHYLEGWSVVDSLYFSVVTLTTIGYGDFSPKTDAGKIFTIIYIVVGIGMILSFINTIQHHYTYMRYREKREILKNKNRTNIHTKKREKY, via the coding sequence ATGTTTTTCTTTAAAACTATTATATCATTTTTACAAGACGATGAATATCGTGATTTATTGATTACAACAATTATAATATTAATGGTTGGAACACTAACCTATCATTATCTTGAAGGTTGGAGTGTTGTTGACTCTTTGTATTTTTCGGTTGTAACATTAACAACAATTGGCTATGGTGATTTTAGCCCTAAAACAGATGCAGGAAAAATATTCACCATAATATACATTGTTGTTGGCATTGGAATGATTTTAAGTTTTATCAACACCATTCAACATCATTACACCTATATGAGATATCGAGAAAAGAGAGAAATTCTTAAAAATAAAAACCGAACCAATATTCATACAAAAAAAAGGGAGAAATATTAA
- the ccsA gene encoding cytochrome c biogenesis protein CcsA, which produces MDKKIFSFLFSTRLMAVLFIVFAVAMAAGTFIESEYNTETARILIYNAKWFEIIMAFFVINFFGNIGRYQLWKREKWPTLILHLSFIFILVGAFITRYISYEGVMPIREGESSNVMYSDKTYVTVLVDGMHEGQMRRRPFEMSQYFSPVTNNDFTIKGDFSSIPFEVTYDNYIMNAKQVLVEDGNGDLYLKMVESGDGTRHEHYLKSGEVQSIHNVLFAFNKHTEGAINVTILEGAYLLQTPFEGNFMRMADQMKGEVVKDSVQPLNLRSLYSLAGTQFVFPEPAMAGRLEYQSNNDYKDKQTDDALTVTVKTQSKEEKITLVGSKGKQGVPQTVKVGDLEFTLFFGSKVYELPFSIKLEDFIADKYPGTEKSYAAFKSKLEIQDSEQNKIFRDSVFMNNILDYRGYRFFQAGFDPDEKGTILSVNHDSWGTNITYIGYFLLYLGLMLILFLNGSRFRDLIKKIDKIESKKAALSVLLFLSSFLTFAQDHDHQITEESKALELINKYKVSQEHADNFGKMVIQDQGGRMKPINTFSSELLRKVSKSDNFEGMDSDQVLLSMTQFPQYWYNVPIIYLKRGNDSIRKLIGIETSIKKAKLIDFFDEKGNYKLAPFLEKAYATNMPNVFQKDIKETDMRVNLLYSALSGEILKVYPIPNDPNNKWVSYLEIQEPTGTALDTVKNLMPVYLDAITKSAETNNYKFPDTLLVGLQKYQAKFGAKVIPSQKRIDTEILYNKYDIFKRLYYLYMLAGVFMLIFAILQLFTKNKTINYVVNTFYGIIIFFFILHTLGLIARWYVSGHAPWSDAYESMIYVAWATMLFGVLFGKKSKLAVSATAFVTSMILMVAHWNWMDPSIANLQPVLNSYWLMIHVAIIVASYGPFTLGMILGVVTLLLMLLTNESNKKRLKLAIDELSYINEMALTIGLVMLTIGNFLGGQWANESWGRYWGWDPKETWALISIMVYAFVIHARLVPGLRGRWIYNVMSVFAFYSIMMTYFGVNFYLTGLHSYASGEKVVTPTFVYVSVALVTLLSIASYFKYRKYLKV; this is translated from the coding sequence ATGGATAAAAAAATATTTTCCTTTCTATTTTCAACTCGTTTAATGGCTGTCTTATTTATTGTTTTTGCTGTAGCAATGGCAGCTGGTACTTTTATTGAAAGTGAATATAATACTGAAACAGCTAGAATTCTTATTTACAATGCAAAATGGTTTGAAATTATCATGGCATTTTTCGTTATTAATTTTTTTGGAAATATTGGAAGATATCAATTATGGAAAAGAGAAAAGTGGCCAACATTAATTTTACACTTGTCTTTCATTTTTATTCTAGTTGGAGCATTCATTACTCGTTACATTAGCTATGAAGGTGTAATGCCTATAAGAGAAGGCGAGTCTTCAAATGTAATGTATTCGGATAAAACATATGTAACAGTTCTTGTTGATGGAATGCATGAAGGGCAAATGAGACGTAGACCTTTTGAAATGTCTCAGTATTTTTCTCCTGTTACAAATAACGACTTTACAATTAAAGGAGATTTTAGTTCAATTCCTTTTGAAGTTACGTATGATAATTACATAATGAATGCAAAGCAGGTACTTGTTGAAGATGGAAATGGGGATTTGTATTTAAAAATGGTTGAATCTGGAGATGGAACTCGACATGAGCATTACTTAAAATCAGGAGAAGTTCAAAGTATTCACAATGTTTTATTTGCTTTTAATAAACATACAGAAGGAGCTATAAATGTAACAATCTTAGAAGGGGCTTATTTATTGCAAACACCATTTGAAGGTAACTTTATGCGAATGGCTGATCAAATGAAAGGCGAAGTAGTAAAAGATTCTGTACAACCTTTAAATTTACGTTCATTATATTCACTTGCAGGTACTCAATTTGTTTTTCCAGAACCAGCAATGGCGGGTAGATTAGAATATCAATCAAACAATGATTATAAAGATAAGCAAACTGATGATGCTTTGACTGTAACCGTTAAAACACAAAGTAAAGAAGAAAAAATAACTCTTGTAGGCTCTAAAGGGAAACAAGGTGTTCCTCAAACTGTAAAAGTTGGTGATTTAGAGTTTACTTTATTCTTTGGTAGTAAAGTTTACGAATTACCATTTTCAATTAAGTTAGAAGATTTTATTGCCGATAAATATCCAGGAACTGAAAAAAGTTATGCAGCTTTTAAATCAAAATTAGAAATACAAGATTCAGAACAGAATAAAATATTTAGAGATAGCGTTTTTATGAATAATATTTTAGATTATAGAGGTTATCGTTTCTTTCAAGCAGGCTTTGATCCTGATGAAAAAGGAACCATATTATCTGTAAATCACGATTCATGGGGAACAAATATTACGTACATAGGATACTTTTTGTTGTATTTAGGTTTAATGTTGATTTTATTCTTAAACGGTTCTCGTTTTAGAGATTTAATAAAAAAAATAGATAAAATTGAAAGTAAAAAAGCTGCTTTATCAGTTCTATTGTTTTTATCTTCATTTTTAACTTTTGCTCAAGATCACGATCATCAAATTACTGAAGAATCAAAAGCTCTTGAATTGATTAATAAGTATAAAGTTTCTCAAGAACACGCTGATAATTTTGGAAAAATGGTTATCCAAGATCAAGGAGGAAGGATGAAGCCAATCAATACATTTTCCTCAGAATTACTTCGTAAAGTTTCTAAAAGTGACAATTTTGAAGGAATGGATTCTGATCAAGTGCTTTTATCTATGACGCAATTCCCTCAATATTGGTACAATGTTCCAATTATTTATTTAAAAAGAGGAAATGATAGTATTAGAAAGCTAATTGGTATTGAAACTTCAATTAAAAAAGCTAAACTAATTGATTTCTTTGATGAAAAAGGTAATTATAAATTAGCACCTTTTTTAGAAAAAGCATACGCTACAAATATGCCTAATGTTTTTCAAAAAGACATTAAAGAAACCGATATGCGTGTTAATCTATTATATAGTGCATTAAGTGGAGAAATTTTAAAAGTTTATCCAATTCCTAATGATCCAAATAATAAATGGGTTTCGTATTTAGAGATTCAAGAACCTACAGGAACAGCTCTAGATACAGTAAAAAATTTGATGCCAGTTTATTTAGATGCAATAACAAAATCAGCTGAAACAAATAATTATAAATTTCCTGATACACTTTTAGTAGGCTTGCAAAAATATCAGGCAAAATTTGGAGCAAAAGTTATTCCTTCTCAAAAGAGAATTGATACAGAGATACTTTATAATAAATACGATATTTTTAAACGTCTGTATTATTTATATATGTTGGCTGGAGTCTTTATGTTGATTTTTGCAATTTTACAATTGTTTACAAAAAATAAAACAATAAATTATGTAGTTAATACATTCTATGGAATTATCATTTTCTTTTTTATACTTCATACTTTAGGATTAATTGCGCGATGGTATGTTTCAGGTCACGCACCTTGGAGTGATGCGTATGAAAGTATGATTTATGTTGCTTGGGCAACCATGTTATTCGGAGTTTTATTTGGTAAGAAATCAAAACTTGCTGTATCGGCTACAGCATTTGTAACTTCCATGATATTAATGGTAGCACATTGGAATTGGATGGATCCTTCTATTGCAAACCTTCAACCCGTTTTAAATTCATATTGGTTAATGATTCACGTAGCAATTATTGTTGCCAGTTATGGGCCATTTACTTTAGGGATGATATTAGGAGTCGTTACATTATTATTAATGCTTTTAACCAATGAATCAAATAAAAAAAGATTAAAATTAGCAATTGATGAATTAAGTTACATTAACGAAATGGCGTTAACAATTGGTTTAGTTATGCTAACTATAGGTAACTTTTTAGGAGGGCAATGGGCAAATGAAAGTTGGGGTCGTTATTGGGGTTGGGATCCAAAAGAAACTTGGGCGTTGATTAGTATTATGGTATATGCTTTTGTAATTCACGCTCGATTAGTTCCAGGTTTACGCGGACGATGGATTTACAATGTAATGAGTGTATTTGCGTTTTATTCGATTATGATGACCTATTTTGGTGTAAATTTTTATTTAACAGGATTACACTCTTATGCAAGTGGTGAAAAAGTTGTTACGCCAACATTTGTTTATGTTTCGGTGGCTTTAGTAACCTTATTGTCAATAGCGTCCTATTTCAAGTATAGAAAGTATTTAAAAGTATAA
- a CDS encoding biotin--[acetyl-CoA-carboxylase] ligase: MNIIKLNAIPSTNTFLKELSATENLENFTTVVTEFQTKGKGQRGNIWHVEEGKNLTFSTLIKDFSLLKFNPFLLNILVSVSIVQVLEKYDLHNLKIKWPNDILAENKKIGGILIENTFKKTNFIEAVIGIGLNVNQSDFDNLPKASSILLLSGHFKNKDELLEKIILQLKNNYQSLLDGLNKEDFFWDIYHQFLFRKDIPSVFQDVNGLKFQGIITKVNEEGRLEVLLEDDNLQSFEVKEVSLLY, from the coding sequence ATGAATATCATCAAACTCAATGCCATACCTTCTACAAATACTTTTTTGAAGGAATTATCTGCCACTGAAAATCTTGAAAATTTCACTACTGTTGTTACTGAATTCCAGACTAAAGGAAAAGGTCAACGTGGAAATATTTGGCACGTTGAAGAGGGTAAAAATCTTACTTTTAGTACTTTAATCAAAGATTTTTCACTTTTAAAATTTAATCCTTTTCTTTTAAATATTTTAGTTTCAGTAAGTATTGTTCAAGTTTTAGAAAAGTATGACTTGCATAATTTGAAGATAAAATGGCCTAACGACATTTTGGCAGAAAATAAGAAAATTGGCGGAATTTTAATTGAAAATACTTTTAAGAAGACAAATTTTATTGAAGCTGTAATAGGTATTGGCTTAAATGTTAACCAATCTGATTTTGATAATCTTCCTAAAGCAAGCTCTATTTTGCTTTTATCAGGTCATTTTAAAAACAAGGATGAATTATTAGAAAAAATAATTTTACAACTCAAAAATAATTATCAATCACTTCTTGATGGTTTAAACAAAGAAGATTTTTTTTGGGATATATATCATCAATTTTTATTTAGAAAAGATATTCCTTCTGTTTTTCAGGATGTTAATGGCTTAAAGTTTCAAGGGATTATTACAAAAGTTAACGAAGAAGGTAGGTTAGAAGTATTGTTAGAAGATGATAATTTACAAAGTTTTGAAGTGAAAGAAGTATCTCTACTTTATTAA
- the ftsH gene encoding ATP-dependent zinc metalloprotease FtsH → MSKENNKKNNSNLKFSPWMIYGLFIVMFLGISLFGNGFDFSNPRPTTLSKFHQYLDSGQVAKVVFTNNRANIFLKEEALKNKTHEKVSKDVFGKPNTKGPQYFTEIGNSELFQKSLEEQGKKDPNFIYEKEPESMWGEVLSILLPFLLIGALWIFMMRRMSGGSGGGGGQIFSIGKSKAKLFDEKTDTKVTFENVAGLEGAKEEIEEIVEFLKNPDRYTSLGGKIPKGALLVGPPGTGKTLLAKAVAGEAKVPFFSLSGSDFVEMFVGVGASRVRDLFKQAKEKSPSIIFIDEIDAVGRARGKNNMTGANDERENTLNQLLTEMDGFGGNSNVIVLAATNRADVLDKALLRPGRFDRQIYVDLPDIRERKEIFEVHLKPIKKAEELDVEFLAKQTPGFSGADIANVCNEAALIAARKNKKAVDKQDFLDAVDRIIGGLEKKNKIVTPEEKRAIAIHEAGHATVSWMLEHAAPLVKVTIVPRGQSLGAAWYLPEERLIVRPEQMLDEMCATMGGRAAEKVIFNKISTGALSDLEKVTKQARAMVTIYGLNDKLGNITYYDSSGQSEYNFSKPYSEETAQIIDKEISELIETQYKRAIKILDENKDKLNQLADILIEKEVIFKDDLESIFGMRPFENNSNTKAEEKSDEIGNSPSESA, encoded by the coding sequence ATGTCAAAAGAAAACAATAAAAAAAACAATTCAAATTTAAAGTTTAGCCCATGGATGATCTACGGATTATTCATTGTTATGTTTTTGGGTATTTCGTTATTTGGTAACGGATTCGATTTTAGTAACCCAAGACCTACAACTTTGTCTAAATTTCATCAATATTTAGATTCTGGTCAAGTTGCAAAAGTTGTATTTACTAACAATCGTGCAAATATATTTTTAAAAGAAGAAGCTTTAAAAAATAAGACTCACGAAAAAGTAAGCAAAGATGTTTTTGGAAAACCTAACACTAAAGGCCCTCAATATTTTACAGAAATTGGAAATTCAGAACTTTTCCAAAAGTCACTAGAAGAGCAAGGAAAAAAAGATCCAAATTTCATTTATGAAAAAGAACCTGAAAGTATGTGGGGAGAGGTTTTATCTATACTTCTACCATTCTTACTTATTGGTGCTTTATGGATTTTCATGATGCGACGTATGTCTGGAGGCTCAGGAGGTGGTGGTGGACAAATTTTTAGCATTGGGAAATCTAAAGCTAAACTATTTGACGAAAAAACTGATACAAAAGTAACATTTGAAAATGTAGCTGGTCTTGAAGGTGCAAAAGAAGAAATTGAAGAAATAGTTGAGTTTCTTAAAAACCCAGACCGATATACATCATTAGGTGGTAAAATACCTAAAGGAGCTTTATTAGTTGGTCCTCCAGGTACAGGTAAAACTTTGTTAGCAAAAGCAGTAGCTGGAGAAGCAAAAGTACCATTTTTCTCACTATCTGGATCAGATTTCGTTGAAATGTTTGTAGGTGTGGGTGCATCACGTGTAAGAGATTTATTTAAGCAAGCTAAAGAAAAATCACCTTCAATTATATTTATTGATGAAATTGATGCTGTAGGTCGTGCACGTGGTAAAAACAATATGACTGGTGCTAATGACGAACGTGAGAATACATTAAATCAGCTTTTGACCGAAATGGATGGTTTTGGTGGTAATTCAAATGTAATAGTATTAGCAGCTACAAACCGCGCAGATGTTTTAGACAAAGCATTATTACGTCCGGGTCGTTTTGACCGTCAAATTTATGTTGACTTACCAGATATTAGAGAGCGTAAAGAAATATTTGAAGTTCATTTAAAACCAATTAAAAAAGCTGAAGAGTTAGATGTTGAATTCTTAGCAAAACAAACCCCTGGTTTTTCTGGTGCTGATATTGCAAACGTTTGTAATGAAGCAGCTTTAATCGCTGCTCGTAAAAACAAAAAAGCGGTAGATAAACAAGACTTCTTAGATGCTGTTGATAGAATTATCGGTGGTTTAGAAAAGAAAAATAAAATTGTTACTCCAGAAGAAAAAAGAGCTATTGCAATTCACGAGGCTGGTCATGCCACTGTGAGTTGGATGCTTGAACACGCTGCTCCTCTTGTAAAAGTAACTATTGTTCCTCGAGGACAAAGTTTAGGAGCTGCTTGGTATTTACCGGAAGAGCGTTTAATTGTACGTCCTGAGCAAATGCTTGATGAAATGTGTGCAACTATGGGTGGTCGTGCTGCTGAAAAGGTAATCTTCAATAAGATTTCAACAGGTGCTTTGAGTGATTTAGAAAAAGTTACTAAACAAGCCCGTGCGATGGTTACTATTTATGGTTTAAATGATAAATTAGGTAACATCACTTATTATGATTCATCAGGACAAAGTGAATATAACTTCTCTAAACCATATTCTGAAGAAACTGCACAAATTATTGATAAGGAAATTTCAGAATTAATTGAAACACAATATAAAAGAGCAATTAAAATTCTAGACGAAAACAAAGATAAATTGAATCAATTAGCTGATATATTAATTGAAAAAGAAGTTATTTTCAAAGATGATTTAGAATCAATTTTTGGTATGCGTCCTTTCGAAAACAACAGTAATACAAAGGCCGAAGAAAAATCTGACGAGATTGGTAATTCACCTTCTGAAAGTGCTTAA
- the nadC gene encoding carboxylating nicotinate-nucleotide diphosphorylase — MISEEQFQKELEIIISNAIREDVGDGDHSSLACIPSGAQGKAKLLVKDEGVIAGVEFAKMVFNFVDKDMYVETFINDGEEVVYGDVVLHVTGRSQSILKAERLVLNAMQRMSAIATKTREFVKLLEGTNTNILDTRKTTPGIRAIEKWAVKIGGGENHRFALYDMIMLKDNHIDFAGGITKAIEKTQNYLKSNHKDLKIIVEARDLNEVKEILQSDGVYRILLDNFNYEMTREAVHLIGSKCLTESSGGINENTIRHYAECGVNYISSGALTHSVHNMDLSLKAIE, encoded by the coding sequence ATGATTTCAGAAGAACAATTTCAAAAAGAATTAGAGATAATAATTAGTAATGCTATACGAGAAGATGTTGGAGATGGCGACCATAGTTCTTTAGCCTGTATTCCATCAGGAGCTCAAGGAAAGGCAAAGCTTTTAGTTAAAGATGAGGGTGTAATTGCAGGTGTTGAATTTGCTAAAATGGTTTTTAATTTTGTAGATAAAGATATGTATGTTGAAACATTTATAAATGATGGAGAAGAAGTAGTTTATGGTGATGTTGTTCTTCATGTTACAGGTCGTTCTCAATCTATTTTAAAAGCAGAACGATTAGTTTTAAATGCGATGCAAAGAATGAGTGCAATAGCGACTAAAACACGTGAGTTTGTAAAATTGCTTGAAGGAACAAATACTAATATTTTAGATACACGTAAAACTACACCAGGAATTCGTGCTATTGAAAAATGGGCAGTAAAAATTGGTGGTGGCGAAAATCATAGATTTGCATTATACGATATGATTATGCTTAAAGATAATCACATTGACTTTGCTGGCGGAATTACAAAAGCAATTGAAAAAACGCAGAATTACTTAAAATCGAATCATAAAGATTTAAAAATTATAGTAGAAGCTCGAGATTTAAATGAAGTAAAAGAAATTCTTCAATCTGATGGAGTGTATAGAATTTTACTTGATAATTTCAATTATGAAATGACAAGAGAAGCTGTTCACTTAATTGGCTCTAAATGTTTAACTGAGTCTTCAGGTGGAATTAATGAAAATACCATTAGACATTATGCAGAATGTGGTGTAAATTATATTTCTTCTGGCGCTTTAACACATTCGGTTCATAATATGGATTTAAGTTTGAAAGCAATCGAATAG
- a CDS encoding DUF2853 family protein, whose protein sequence is MSKRDELIAKYAADLKDKCGVTPDMDLLTKVTIGCGPSIYNADSSTVAGSDEKELATVKNNFLIKKLGLKDGADLDKGIDAVIDQYGRSNKSKYRAVVYYLLTKHFKKESVYK, encoded by the coding sequence ATGAGTAAAAGAGATGAACTAATTGCAAAATACGCTGCTGATTTAAAAGATAAATGTGGTGTAACTCCAGACATGGATTTGTTAACAAAAGTAACAATTGGATGTGGTCCTTCAATTTATAATGCGGATTCATCTACTGTTGCAGGTTCAGATGAGAAAGAATTAGCTACAGTGAAAAATAACTTTTTAATTAAAAAATTAGGGTTAAAAGATGGAGCTGATTTAGACAAAGGAATTGATGCAGTTATAGATCAATACGGCAGATCTAATAAGAGTAAATATAGAGCTGTTGTTTATTATTTATTGACTAAGCATTTCAAAAAAGAATCGGTTTATAAATAA
- the rsfS gene encoding ribosome silencing factor, which yields MTKNLVSKDDLLANIIKGIEDVKGADIDILDLREIENTVCDYFIVCNGNSNTQVVAISNSIQKAVSKELHEKPWHVEGLENAEWVLMDYVNIVVHIFQKHVREFYNIESLWGDAKITTIPNNY from the coding sequence ATGACAAAAAACTTAGTAAGTAAAGACGATTTGTTGGCAAATATCATAAAAGGGATAGAAGATGTTAAAGGAGCCGACATTGATATTTTAGATTTAAGAGAAATTGAAAATACAGTTTGCGATTATTTCATTGTTTGTAATGGTAATTCAAATACTCAAGTTGTTGCAATTTCAAATTCCATCCAAAAAGCAGTTTCAAAAGAATTACATGAAAAACCTTGGCATGTTGAAGGTTTAGAAAATGCCGAGTGGGTTTTAATGGATTATGTTAATATTGTTGTTCACATTTTCCAAAAACATGTTCGTGAATTTTATAATATAGAGAGTTTATGGGGTGATGCAAAAATTACCACAATACCTAATAACTATTAA
- a CDS encoding glutathione peroxidase, producing MIKKFVQLFMFGLTIIGCKQQESLNKKLTGENEMEKQSIHQFTVQDIEGNEFSFNDLSGKKIMVVNTASKCGLTPQYKQLEEVYQQYKDDDFVIVGFPANNFMSQEPGTNEEIATFCERNYGVSFPMMSKISVKGDDMHEVYTFLTQKSKNGIADSEVEWNFQKYLLNEKGELEMIISPRTLPNDEKILNWIEGK from the coding sequence ATGATTAAGAAATTTGTACAACTTTTTATGTTCGGTTTAACAATTATTGGTTGTAAACAACAAGAGAGTTTAAACAAAAAACTAACAGGTGAAAACGAAATGGAAAAACAATCAATACATCAATTTACTGTTCAAGATATTGAAGGAAATGAATTTAGTTTTAACGATTTATCTGGAAAGAAAATAATGGTGGTGAATACTGCATCAAAATGTGGATTAACACCTCAATACAAACAGTTAGAGGAAGTTTATCAGCAATACAAAGATGATGATTTTGTTATCGTAGGTTTTCCAGCAAATAATTTTATGAGTCAAGAACCAGGAACAAATGAAGAAATTGCAACTTTTTGCGAACGAAATTATGGTGTTTCATTTCCTATGATGAGTAAAATTTCTGTAAAAGGCGATGATATGCACGAAGTGTACACGTTTTTAACGCAAAAAAGTAAAAATGGAATTGCAGATAGCGAAGTAGAATGGAATTTTCAAAAATATCTTTTAAATGAAAAGGGAGAACTTGAAATGATTATTTCACCAAGAACATTACCTAATGATGAAAAAATATTGAATTGGATAGAAGGAAAATAA
- the menD gene encoding 2-succinyl-5-enolpyruvyl-6-hydroxy-3-cyclohexene-1-carboxylic-acid synthase → MIYPKIPLAQSVIEICRLKGIQHIVISPGSRNAPLTIGFSNNEAFQCYSIVDERCAAFFALGIAQQIKKPVAVVCTSGSALLNYYPALAEAFYSQIPLVVISADRPHDKIDIGDGQTIRQENVFANHSLFNANLTEDASTENDKLIDEAISISIIQKGPVHINVPFEEPLYDTQDFCSAQPNVTEAVALENSFTITESDLNVWEKAQKKLILVGELYPNTIESEIIDFLAKDESVVVFTEKTSNLHHESFISNIDTIITPFTEEDFREFQPDLLITFGGMIVSKRIKAFLRKYKPENHWHIDELRAYDTFGCLSNHFKTNPNHFFNELLLRFDLSVRAESRTYNAKIQEIVEVRKQKQFDFLSTVPYSDFKVFDAITKALPKNIQLQVSNSSAIRYLQLVDLDKSVEVFCNRGTSGIDGSTTTAIGAALANNKPTVLITGDISFFYDSNALWNNYIPKNFKIILVNNGGGGIFRILPGHQETETFTKYFETSHNLNASQLCQMFNFDYYSAINENDVNSNLHEFFQKNEKPSLLEIFTPEKENDKILKDYFKKLL, encoded by the coding sequence ATGATTTATCCTAAAATTCCTTTGGCACAAAGTGTAATCGAAATTTGCCGATTAAAAGGAATTCAACATATCGTAATTTCACCAGGTTCACGAAATGCGCCTTTAACCATTGGTTTTTCCAATAATGAAGCGTTTCAATGTTATAGCATTGTTGATGAACGATGTGCTGCATTTTTCGCTTTAGGAATTGCGCAACAAATTAAAAAACCAGTCGCTGTAGTTTGTACTTCGGGTTCCGCGTTGTTAAATTATTATCCAGCTTTAGCTGAAGCTTTTTATAGTCAAATTCCTTTGGTTGTAATTTCGGCAGATAGGCCACACGATAAAATTGATATTGGAGACGGTCAAACTATTCGTCAAGAAAATGTATTCGCAAACCATAGTTTGTTTAATGCAAATCTCACCGAAGACGCATCTACTGAAAATGATAAGTTAATTGATGAAGCAATTTCTATTTCAATAATTCAAAAAGGTCCTGTGCATATTAATGTACCGTTTGAAGAACCTTTATACGATACTCAAGATTTTTGTTCGGCTCAGCCAAATGTGACAGAAGCAGTTGCTTTGGAAAATTCTTTTACAATAACTGAATCAGATTTGAATGTTTGGGAAAAAGCTCAAAAAAAATTGATTTTAGTTGGCGAATTATATCCAAATACTATTGAATCTGAAATTATTGATTTTTTAGCAAAAGATGAAAGTGTAGTTGTTTTCACAGAAAAAACTTCAAACCTACATCATGAAAGTTTTATTTCGAATATCGATACTATTATAACGCCATTTACCGAAGAAGATTTTAGGGAATTTCAACCTGATTTATTAATCACGTTTGGAGGAATGATAGTTTCAAAACGAATTAAAGCGTTTCTACGAAAATATAAACCCGAAAATCATTGGCATATTGATGAATTAAGAGCTTATGATACTTTTGGATGTTTGTCAAATCATTTTAAAACAAATCCGAATCATTTTTTTAATGAATTGTTGTTAAGATTTGATTTGTCAGTTCGAGCGGAGTCGAGAACTTACAATGCTAAAATACAAGAAATTGTTGAGGTACGAAAACAAAAGCAATTTGATTTCTTATCTACAGTTCCATATTCCGATTTTAAAGTGTTTGATGCAATAACAAAAGCGTTGCCTAAAAACATCCAACTTCAAGTTAGTAATAGTTCGGCAATTAGATACTTACAATTAGTTGATTTAGACAAATCAGTAGAAGTTTTTTGTAATCGTGGTACTAGTGGAATTGATGGAAGCACAACAACGGCTATTGGTGCCGCTTTAGCAAATAACAAACCTACGGTTTTAATTACTGGTGATATAAGTTTCTTTTACGATAGTAATGCGCTGTGGAATAATTATATTCCGAAGAACTTCAAAATTATTTTAGTAAATAATGGAGGAGGAGGTATCTTCAGGATTTTGCCAGGTCACCAAGAAACGGAAACTTTTACGAAGTATTTTGAAACGTCGCACAACTTAAATGCCAGTCAATTATGTCAAATGTTTAACTTTGATTATTATTCTGCTATAAATGAGAACGATGTAAATAGTAATTTACATGAGTTTTTTCAAAAAAATGAAAAACCTTCATTGCTTGAAATTTTCACTCCAGAAAAAGAAAATGATAAAATTTTAAAAGACTATTTTAAGAAATTGTTATAA
- a CDS encoding GNAT family N-acetyltransferase: MSIEIRSYSKNDCSAILEIINFNIINSTALYDYNIRTLEQQESIFEDKISKNFPILVAVENETIVGFGYYSEFRFREAYKFTVEHSVYAHPNHQGKGIGKLILSELIKKAKAQNLHTMIGVIDAENTGSISFHEKFGFKQVGFIKDSGYKFDRWLHSVFMQLIL; this comes from the coding sequence ATGTCAATTGAAATCCGTTCGTATAGCAAAAATGATTGCTCAGCAATATTAGAAATTATCAATTTCAACATTATTAATTCAACTGCACTTTACGATTATAATATTAGAACACTTGAACAACAAGAGTCAATTTTTGAAGATAAAATTTCGAAAAACTTTCCAATTCTAGTTGCTGTTGAAAACGAAACAATTGTTGGTTTTGGTTATTACAGTGAGTTTCGATTTAGAGAAGCTTATAAATTTACTGTTGAACATTCGGTTTATGCGCATCCAAACCATCAAGGCAAAGGAATTGGAAAACTTATTTTATCGGAATTAATCAAAAAAGCGAAAGCACAAAATTTACATACAATGATTGGAGTTATTGATGCTGAAAATACAGGAAGTATTTCCTTTCACGAAAAATTCGGATTTAAACAAGTTGGTTTTATTAAAGATTCTGGATACAAGTTTGACCGTTGGTTACATTCTGTATTCATGCAATTAATATTATAA